A section of the Ciona intestinalis chromosome 4, KH, whole genome shotgun sequence genome encodes:
- the LOC100179864 gene encoding apoptosis regulator BAX-like: MASNNTNQNTNMNNSAGVEDCNDGEGDGIAQTREEPKVPPAVRPRPMTAVGERRRPAAGRGEARDMGGASAYANNSRSNEPTNYESGDSAASTNNRNTNTYSGYDDQGPSTSSKCTGATSTQRRQRTYSQQVSREESRIGEQARFLLNMFIQDRAGVENSPVEPVVRNVCQADMSPQSAGFTDENLSDIAVTLRRIGDDMSRDIQLNRFIDQVPLKSTKDIFIKVCLQMFEDGNFNWGRIVALFYFAYRLIVRSLLSGLDSLPWIRELISWVVDFIVKKFAKWIISRGGWTMIKEWFGISSQTFGVLICVTLAIVGWAVFKKD; this comes from the coding sequence ATGGCTTCAAATAACACAAACCAAAACACAAACATGAATAATTCAGCTGGAGTGGAAGACTGCAATGATGGAGAAGGTGATGGGATAGCTCAGACAAGAGAAGAACCAAAGGTACCGCCTGCAGTACGACCAAGACCTATGACTGCAGTAGGAGAAAGGAGACGTCCTGCTGCAGGTCGTGGTGAAGCAAGAGACATGGGTGGTGCATCTGCTTATGCAAATAATTCACGAAGTAACGAACCCACAAATTATGAGAGTGGAGATAGTGCTGCATCTACTAACAATAGGAATACAAATACTTACAGTGGGTATGATGACCAAGGCCCTTCAACGTCAAGTAAATGTACTGGGGCAACATCGACTCAAAGAAGGCAACGCACATATTCTCAACAAGTCAGTCGGGAGGAATCAAGGATTGGAGAACAGGCCAGGTTTCTCTTGAACATGTTCATACAAGATCGAGCTGGTGTAGAGAACAGCCCAGTTGAGCCTGTGGTCAGGAATGTTTGCCAAGCGGACATGAGTCCTCAGAGTGCGGGATTTACCGATGAAAACTTGAGTGACATTGCAGTAACGCTCAGAAGAATAGGAGATGACATGTCTCGTGATATTCAACTAAACCGGTTTATTGATCAAGTGCCACTGAAATCCACCAAAGATATTTTCATCAAAGTGTGCTTACAAATGTTTGAGGACGGCAACTTCAATTGGGGTAGAATTGtagctttgttttattttgcataCCGTCTCATTGTAAGATCTCTCCTCAGTGGTCTCGACAGTCTGCCATGGATTCGTGAGCTCATCTCTTGGGTTGTTGACTTCATTGTGAAGAAGTTCGCCAAGTGGATTATCAGTCGTGGGGGATGGACAATGATAAAGGAATGGTTTGGAATTTCGTCCCAAACGTTTGGTGTGCTTATATGTGTTACCCTTGCTATAGTGGGCTGGGCAGTTTTTAAGAAAGACTga
- the LOC100177514 gene encoding 39S ribosomal protein L40, mitochondrial gives MSCSCLLSVSESIFLNTVRYISTCQAKNAGFQGLHLNMPLEMKLKHIERKKLKIRRMERKALEPIPVVDFFIPYSWKTEERKRNTEISESELERRALLEKEWARFILQQRNAERKRLRTLMLEQEKAMFELKQESQELYEAALKPDLSILPFTCSGPVETLPLKEYLMPLGAYVHNSAPFSTDESLNVKFDVEL, from the exons ATGAGTTGTTCTTGCCTGTTAAGTGTGTCAGAATCCATTTTCTTAAACACTGTCCGATACATATCGACCTGCCAAGCGAAAAATGCTGGGTTTCAGGGGTTGCATTTAAATATGCCGCTTGAAATGAAACTAAAACATATCGAGCGAAAAAAGCTGAAAATTCGAAGAATGGAAAGGAAAGCTTTGGAGCCAATCCCGGTTGTAGATTTCTTTATTCCTTATTCATGGAAGACAGAAGAAAG AAAAAGAAACACAGAAATTTCTGAGAGTGAACTTGAAAGAAGAGCCTTGCTTGAAAAAGAATGGGCTCGGTTTATATTACAACAGCGTAATGCAGAAAGAAAAAGATTACGTACTTTAATGTTGGAACAG GAAAAAGCAATGTTTGAACTGAAGCAAGAATCTCAAGAATTATATGAAGCTGCTTTAAAACCAGACCTATCAATTTTGCCATTTACATGCAGTGGTCCTGTCGAAACACTACCcttaaaagaatatttaatgcCACTTGGTGCATATGTTCATAATTCAGCACCGTTTTCAACTGATGAATCTTTGAATGTAAAATTTGATGTCGAACTCTAA
- the LOC100184664 gene encoding BRD4-interacting chromatin-remodeling complex-associated protein-like, whose product MENSTNSLFDGFGDNFLEDLVTNEQNENRNNINKYNESSGGSLDILQQSLQAAEIINNESSADFDGLDDFSFNLSSSYGKEESLNDLYGTSLTSNQSKLNSSEQFDASQFLNLPQQDTSKNNQTLNGTSVPSKAVYISESSAPLTVTWSNSPTAPGNSINTVTIPTTNVPNAAQGYNESSNVGNNSFKIQLSSNVGNSQQSGVYVITSHQLQQNSSVYTTISQSTASAQSRTYLVSNGGSNFYSAPAQTFTSNSQIAPSVVQASNVQPSNRTAYSMQQYPTSNSVNMIQLTPLQNSTPSNLPAAGSVVQTVQTSAPISTSSVLPPVDQQQTNKLAILLQKRASQTTGGAAVLRVGNQNINISNPEVANALAANILRHQRLKQQQQPQSSNSQILQQQQHSTAGSEKTFINIAGVQQNSVHPAIKIEQPKAQYVISPLTQRPQSGSEGHVNNTIVQSTRLQTTTQSGNKSNSPVPINRIQIASVNIPISTPQNIQINVTALPKSSFSTDTTKTVSIAQAIPIAVTTATTVSSALVKQLASNLKLKLTTQQASQLTKEQLQRLLIQHQAAVRARKVGAQVNSTLKEINSTTRIQSNSPSNVITVSANTDNTQNKPVQFSTTTTPATPGFLTFRVDPKLTYQQVEEVQHIISHKLPLAKAPPLTREQKQLLAAFRAQLKSMDTPVQQYYLRNPQLFLQKVYQHLQTGKEFVLHVKADTSNALKSAISIAQSKHPTISLTSDPSKPKLSTIKINRTLSPIPQLAVKRGIKRPADDDTTLLTQSPKTSLIMQKLEQQQDLCTSADTNTMFNSIDDAIERLLPYHVCNMPEIMPEEFDKSEPLFSSHSTYLVNKMDRMLAKYNMLSLREDARSSCSANLVMIERSFLQHERAEFAKLKQAVLDDPSQLLNYIPRTPDNREVLSLLRGGQDATGESSENSQLYSDSEESRSQRNSYEYGDTSDYMESYSTKPNDMYEAVECEVVTFDDQQDTLLQEAVDSILS is encoded by the exons ATGGAGAATAGTACAAACAGTTTATTCGACGGCTTTGG AGATAATTTCCTAGAAGACTTAGTTACAAATgaacagaatgaaaacaggaataacataaataaa TATAATGAAAGCAGTGGAGGGTCTCTGGATATCTTGCAGCAATCGTTGCAGGCTGCTGAAATTATCAACAACGAATCATCTGCTGACTTCGATGGTTTGGATGATTTTAGCTTCAACCTTAGTAGCAGCTATGGCAAGGAAGAATCACTTAACGATTTATATGGAACTTCATTAACCAGTAATCAGTCAAAACTGAACTCATCAGAGCAGTTTGACGCTTCACAGTTTTTGAATCTGCCACAGCAAGatacaagtaaaaacaatCAGACTTTAAATGGTACCAGTGTGCCAAGTAAAGCAGTTTACATTTCTGAGTCCTCTGCACCTCTAACTGTAACTTGGTCAAACTCACCTACAGCTCCAGGGAACTCTATAAATACAGTAACTATTCCTACTACAAATGTACCCAATGCTGCACAAGGGTACAATGAAAGTTCCAATGTAGGaaataacagttttaaaattcaactTTCATCGAATGTAGGCAATTCCCAACAAAGCGGTGTTTATGTTATCACATCGCACCAACTGCAGCAGAATTCATCAGTATACACAACTATATCCCAGAGCACTGCTTCTGCTCAAAGTCGTACCTACCTAGTTTCAAATGGGGGATCAAATTTTTATTCTGCCCCTGCACAAACATTTACAAGCAACAGTCAAATTGCACCCAGTGTGGTGCAAGCCAGTAATGTCCAGCCATCAAATCGAACTGCCTATTCTATGCAACAGTACCCTACCAGTAACAGTGTTAACATGATTCAGCTTACACCACTTCAAAATTCCACACCATCAAATTTGCCAGCTGCAGGTTCAGTTGTTCAAACGGTACAAACAAGTGCTCCGATTTCTACTTCATCAGTTCTGCCACCAGTTGACCAACAGCAGACAAACAAACTCGCGATTTTGCTTCAGAAAAGAGCAAGCCAAACCACTGGTGGTGCTGCCGTGTTACGAGTTGGTAATCAGAACATAAACATCTCAAACCCTGAAGTGGCAAACGCTCTAGCAGCCAACATACTGCGCCATCAAAGGTTGAAACAGCAGCAGCAGCCACAGTCTTCAAACTCTCAAATATTGCAGCAACAGCAGCATAGTACTGCAGGTTCTGAAAAAACGTTTATTAACATTGCTGGTGTGCAGCAAAATTCAGTGCACCCTGCAATTAAAATTGAGCAACCTAAAGCTCAATACGTCATCTCACCTTTAACACAACGCCCACAATCAGGTTCTGAAGGTCATGTGAACAATACCATTGTACAATCAACTCGACTGCAAACCACAACTCAATCAGGCAACAAAAGTAACAGTCCTGTTCCTATCAATCGCATACAGATTGCAAGTGTAAACATTCCTATCTCAACCCCACAAAACATTCAGATAAATGTTACAGCTTTGCCCAAAAGTTCATTTTCTACCGACACAACCAAAACTGTTTCTATAGCTCAGGCAATCCCCATTGCAGTAACCACTGCAACTACTGTTTCAAGTGCACTGGTCAAGCAGTTGGCTTCAAACTTAAAATTGAAGCTTACAACTCAACAAGCAAGTCAATTGACGAAAGAACAACTACAGCGGTTGTTGATTCAG CATCAAGCTGCAGTCCGAGCAAGAAAAGTTGGTGCCCAAGTTAATTcaacattaaaagaaattaattCAACAACGAGAATTCAAAGTAATTCACCATCAAATGTAATTACTGTCTCTGCTAACACTGACAATACACAA AACAAACCTGTTCAGTTTTCTACCACGACCACACCTGCCACACCAGGGTTTCTTACTTTTCGTGTGGATCCTAAATTAACGTATCAACAAGTAGAGGAAGTCCAGCACATCATATCACACAAGCTCCCACTTGCAAAG GCACCTCCATTGACAAGAGAACAGAAACAACTTCTAGCTGCCTTTCGTGCTCAGTTGAAATCTATGGATACCCCTGTACAGCAGTATTATCTTCGCAATCCCCAACTATTTTTACAGAAG GTATATCAGCATCTACAAACCGGCAAAGAATTTGTGCTTCATGTAAAAGCAGACACATCTAATGCACTAAAATCCGCAATATCAATTGCACAGTCCAAG CATCCTACAATATCTTTGACAAGTGATCCTTCAAAACCTAAGCTTTCcactattaaaataaatcgCACTTTATCACCAATACCTCAGCTTGCAGTGAAGAGGGGTATCAAGCGGCCAGCTGATGATGATACAACTCTACTAACTCAATCACCTAAAACTTCATT AATAATGCAGAAGCTGGAACAACAACAAGACCTTTGCACATCTGCCGATACCAATACAATGTTCAACAGCATTGATGATGCCATTGAAAGATTACTTCCTTATCATGTATGCAACATGCCCGAG ATTATGCCAGAAGAGTTTGACAAGAGTGAGCCACTCTTTTCTTCCCATTCAACTTACCTGGTGAACAAAATGGACAGAATGCTTGCCAAATACAATATGCTCTCGTTGCGGGAAGATGCG agAAGTTCTTGTTCTGCAAACTTAGTTATGATTGAACGCTCCTTCTTACAACATGAACGAGCTGAATTTGCCAAATTAAAGCAAGCAGTTCTTG ATGATCCTAGTCAATTGTTAAACTACATACCTCGAACACCAGACAACAGAGAAGTTTTATCACTCCTAAGAG GTGGCCAGGATGCCACAGGGGAAAGTTCAGAAAACTCGCAACTATATAGCGACTCTGAAGAATCTCGCTCACAACGTAACTCATACGAATATGGGGATACATCCGATTATATGGAATCTTACTCAACTAAGCCAAACGACATGTATGAAGCTGTAGAATGTGAAGTGGTTACATTTGATGATCAGCAAGATACTTTACTACAAGAGGCAGTGGATAGTATTTTGTCTTGA